Genomic window (Mustela nigripes isolate SB6536 unplaced genomic scaffold, MUSNIG.SB6536 HiC_scaffold_2063, whole genome shotgun sequence):
AGGTTGGGAATATCAACAGAAACCATGGTACTTGACTAGGACCTGACTGGGAGGACTCTCCACAGGTGGAAGAGGTAAAGAAGATGAAGATTGGCAACCCTCTAGACCGGGACACCAACCATGGGCCGCAGAACCACCAAGCCCACCTGCAGAAGCTGGTAGAGTACTGCCAGCATGgtgtggaggaaggggccacgcTGGTCTGTGGTGGGAAACAAGTTTCTCGGCCAGGTCAGTCAGAGCACTTCTGGCTTACTGGGGTGAACTGGAGGGCAGGTAGCATGGCCTCTGGTCTCCTGCCCCACTCTAACTGCAGGTGTCTGAACTCCACAAACTCCATGGTTAGGCTCCCAGACCTCAGAGCTTATTCGGGACATTGGCTGTG
Coding sequences:
- the LOC132008907 gene encoding cytosolic 10-formyltetrahydrofolate dehydrogenase-like, producing the protein MGMSSVFFNKGENCIAAGRLFVEDSIHDQFVRKVVEEVKKMKIGNPLDRDTNHGPQNHQAHLQKLVEYCQHGVEEGATLVCGGKQVSRPGQSEHFWLTGVNWRAGSMASGLLPHSNCRCLNSTNSMVRLPDLRAYSGHWLWCPWLFGPQPDQMLYWQ